The following coding sequences are from one Kushneria phosphatilytica window:
- a CDS encoding DUF484 family protein — translation MSDKAEFEAFDAEQVARWLSAHPDFFYHREALLERLRLPHPHAPGTISLIERQMLTLRRRCERNEQQLAHLQRDHQQLQQRERDCHELMLALLEADGLDALAQTLAIQLSERFGIAAMALWLPAAPAAPLQPPLHLLDETRRTHFETALARADASPIALSETAWQSWLPAIRSPGHGGAAQPIRLALGERYAYLILADTHADRLQRGPLRHLTGYLGEVMTRLLLREAA, via the coding sequence ATGAGTGACAAGGCCGAATTCGAGGCATTCGATGCCGAACAGGTTGCACGCTGGCTGAGCGCCCATCCCGATTTCTTTTATCACCGGGAGGCACTGCTCGAACGTCTGCGTCTTCCGCACCCGCACGCTCCGGGCACGATTTCACTGATCGAACGTCAGATGCTGACACTGCGACGCCGCTGCGAACGCAACGAACAGCAACTGGCGCACCTGCAACGCGACCATCAGCAGCTGCAGCAGCGCGAACGCGACTGCCACGAGCTGATGCTGGCCCTGCTCGAAGCAGATGGTCTGGATGCCCTGGCGCAGACCCTGGCCATTCAGCTCAGCGAACGTTTCGGTATTGCCGCCATGGCGTTATGGCTGCCCGCAGCGCCCGCAGCGCCGCTGCAGCCCCCTCTGCACCTGCTTGATGAGACGCGACGCACGCACTTCGAAACCGCCCTGGCCCGTGCTGACGCGTCTCCCATCGCCCTGAGCGAGACGGCCTGGCAATCCTGGTTGCCCGCTATCCGTTCACCCGGGCACGGTGGTGCCGCCCAGCCCATTCGTTTGGCACTGGGCGAGCGCTACGCTTACCTGATTCTGGCGGACACGCATGCCGATCGCCTGCAACGCGGCCCGCTTCGTCATCTGACCGGCTATCTGGGCGAGGTCATGACCCGGTTATTGCTGCGGGAGGCGGCATGA
- the dapF gene encoding diaminopimelate epimerase, with protein sequence MMLRFTKMHGLGNDFMVIDLITQRARLTPELIQRWADRRFGIGFDQLLTVEPPRGPEMDFRYRIYNADGGEVENCGNGARCFARFVVDQQLTRKREIRVETAAGPLTLTLADDGRVRVDMGQPRFEPERIPLKATQVATAYEFELNGQPITLDALSMGNPHAVIDVENVDTAPVATMGPAIEAHPRFPHRVNVGFLEVTDRHRARLRVFERGVGETLACGTGACAAVVSGIRRGLLDTPVDITLPGGALTIEWAGEHNGAPAAVIMTGPAERVFEGRIEL encoded by the coding sequence ATGATGTTGCGCTTCACCAAGATGCACGGGCTGGGCAACGATTTCATGGTAATCGACCTGATCACCCAGCGGGCCCGTCTGACCCCGGAGCTGATCCAGCGCTGGGCGGATCGCCGCTTCGGTATCGGTTTCGATCAGCTGCTTACGGTCGAGCCACCCCGTGGCCCGGAGATGGACTTCCGGTATCGCATCTACAACGCCGATGGCGGTGAGGTCGAGAACTGCGGCAACGGCGCGCGCTGCTTCGCGCGTTTCGTGGTGGATCAGCAGCTGACCCGCAAGCGCGAGATACGGGTGGAAACCGCCGCCGGTCCTCTCACGCTGACACTGGCTGATGATGGCCGGGTACGGGTCGACATGGGCCAACCGCGCTTCGAGCCCGAGCGCATTCCGCTGAAGGCCACACAGGTCGCCACGGCCTACGAGTTCGAACTCAACGGTCAGCCGATCACTCTGGATGCCCTGTCGATGGGTAATCCCCATGCCGTGATCGATGTCGAGAATGTCGATACCGCCCCCGTGGCCACAATGGGGCCTGCCATCGAGGCGCATCCGCGCTTTCCGCACCGGGTCAACGTCGGTTTTCTGGAGGTCACTGATCGCCATCGGGCCAGGTTGCGTGTTTTCGAGCGCGGAGTTGGCGAAACCCTGGCCTGTGGCACCGGCGCTTGCGCCGCGGTTGTCAGCGGTATCAGGCGCGGTCTGCTCGATACGCCGGTCGATATCACGCTGCCCGGCGGAGCACTGACCATCGAGTGGGCGGGCGAACACAACGGGGCGCCAGCCGCGGTAATCATGACCGGGCCGGCCGAACGGGTCTTTGAGGGTCGAATCGAACTCTAG